From the Labrus mixtus chromosome 10, fLabMix1.1, whole genome shotgun sequence genome, the window GCCCTTCACAAACAACGTCTGTGGTTAGCTTGAGTTATGTTGGTTACAATAAATTCCACGGGCGAGTTGTCATAATGGAAAACATATCCAAACATCTTCTGGACATTTTGAAGACTTCCTGCAACATAATCCGCCTTTTCCGCTGTCCATCACATTATTCCTAACAGTTGTTATGCatataaaaaaagaggctgAATACTCAGCTTTTTGTAACACTCTTACTGCACTGAAGTGCTGCTGCTCCACCATGCCCACTACGTCTTTCAGCCATTTGTGGTGATACAGTTATTGTTTTGAACATGTTGAGCTTACAGATTGTCAATAACTAAATAGTTATAGCAACAAACAAGGTGGCTTGATCTCCACATATGACTGAAACATAAACCATTAAAATTACTTTAAACAATGAACAAATAATGTAGTGAGAGCAATAAGAAGTTaatttgaaattaaattaaattctggGCTGGGGTTGGGGGCATGGAGGTTTTGGAGCTACTCAAAATGTTAAGGTATATACTGTATTGGAGAACTTGTGAATGGAGTCCTTTGCTCTACACTTTAACTTCTCCATGAGACATGAAAACCCCGACATGAAACCACTGTTCTATTGGTTTCCATTGAAGCAGGATGATGCTATGAGGTGTAAGAAAGCTAAAGTCTCTGATTAAGATTAGGAATGACACACTTTTCAATGTAGATCAGAAAAGAGCTTCATAGCATGCTATAGAGATGTTACTGCAGAACAAAACATACGGGCAGCACAGGCAGGAGCCTGATATCACACGTGTTGGTTCAACAAGCTGCTGCTTTGACAAGATTCTGttgaaatcttcttttttttttatctcatcgtgaaaatgtgtcagtgttggATCCTACATACTATACAGGGTATATGTATAGGGTACCCCTTTAgggtcttttatttattggagtatTTCATAGTGTATCACTTTAAATTTGGGTGACACTGTTTCGTGTTTACCAAAGAGACTGCCAAAGACGGTAAGGACAATATGTGGCTTCTGTTCTGGGAAGTGAATCACCAACAATAGCAATAGCATCAAGCTAAGAGTGGGTGTGTAACCTGCTCTGTTGAAGCCACAGATGAAGCCAGTGACGAAGTGTGGCCCGAGGGGAGCTCCAGGTTAAGATCCAACCTAAAACcaggaataaaacaaagaaatgttttcactgtGATTTCTGCTTGGCTGCCTAGCTcttagagaaaaacaagaaactggaggatattcaaaataaatcactcTGAACACAGCTTCTTCAAGTAGTACCATTCATCTTAAGCCTTGTACACTTTTAAAGAGAAACAATCCAAaggtttgataaaaaaatgatttttaaaggattttctCTTGATTTTAAGAAGTAggttctgatttcttttttaatattgcttctgtgatatttctattttcttATGTTTTGCTGTTtgcattttcatgttttcatctgaGCCATACTCACCCTGCTTCATCGGCCATTTCACGCATGAGTATATCCACGTCATTCTGGGGACAGACCATGAAATATTGTATTtcataaaacttttttaaagattaagtACACACATGTTGCacaaggagccacaggtttgTATACTAAGAATACCTGAGGTGTTGTGAGAGTGGTGGTGCTACTCATGGTGTCTTCCATCTGAGCTGTCTGCACATCAAGAGTTTCAAATTGGTTTTCAAACTTGTCCATTAACGCAGAGATCTGTAGAGAAGGGGAGATCATATTAGACTACTATTATCATACTTCGTTGTTGCTGCTAATACAATACATACTTGTATCATTACTGCTGGCATTGTAGCCATTAATCTGTTGTATTTACTGTTGTTGTGATAGTTGTTTGTCTCCATCCGTTTCTGTCTTTCTACATCTCCATCTATCACATATTCCAAAGCccaacagtttcagcagatgactgtcaacatgagtctggttctgctcgacgTTTCTACCTGATAAAAGGTAGTTTTCCCTTTAAATGTTATGTATGGTctggacctgctctttttgtgatGTGTCTTGagaaataacatttgttatgaatgaGCGCTATACAATGAAGACAGATTGAGACCGAAAACAACAACAGCCCAAACATCCTAATAACACGATTTCTCTCACCCTATCTGTGGAATGAATACGATTTTTACCTTCTCCAAGTTCATGCTTTTCAGTGTAGAATCCATGGACTTGACCACTCCAGACATCGATTTAGATacctcaacaaaaaaacataaaacaaatgttttatctaaaagCTTTAACTAAAAGCCTTAGTTGTCAATTTTTCAGTTCTAAGATTCCCCAAGTCAAAGCAGGAATTGAGTGTTTGAGTGTTAGATAAGCAAGATATAACGTCAGATTAAAGTGCTGTACACTTATTTTTCCACTAGGTGTCACTTGTACTTTTTTAACCAGATACACTGTCACATCTACCTCATCACTTGTACTTAGTACCCTTTTCAAAATCAGCTTAACAGAGGTTCAATTAAGTGTTTATATCACACAGGACAACCAATTCTATAGACATGATTTAGTTGTATTCTATTTAATTAGGCTCATTTTCCAGTGAACCTACGCTGAAGCCAGTGAAAGAAACTGTCACTCTCATAAGAGTGGAAAGCCATAGGCATAGAGTCTGAAGCACATCTAATTACTGTATGTAACAAACATCTTATGTCAGAGGttgaagagctgcagagagtcAACTTATCCAGGTAATATGTCAAAAATAGTCTCTATTAGTATACCATAGAGGTcttgaagaatttaaaaaaagtcttcaatCTTGTTCAAGTGGTTTTAAGATACTGACGTCACGCTCAAGTTTATCAGTCTCTCTCTGTTGATTAAATCTAACAAAGAATCACAATATCCCTAATATGATGATGACGAGGAGAATTACAATGAATACCAATATTGACTAGGCaagggaaataaacacaaacactgaaagaaaggaaaaatgttcaaattatcaTCCGTGGTGGAGAAAACTTCTCACCACAGCTAACAGTACAAAACTCTGCACATTTTCTCTGCTCAAAATGATCTGTCAAATGTGAATCAGAAGGTATCTTAAAAACTGGACATCTGACTGCAGCgaggtttgtttttcagatacCTTGTTATGATGACCTAAATAAAGTAGCATCAGAAAGCAACACAAGACTTCTACAAACCATGAACCAGTAATCCTCACCTGATTCATGGTCACAGCAGTCTGGACCCTTGAAGCAACAGCGTCCACACGTGCACTCATCCTCAAAAAGTTAAGGGACTGATGCTTCTGACGGATGGCATTCTCTGCATGGATCCTTGCTGCCTCCATGTTACCCTTCTGGACAGcctgagagaaagaggaaacagcattacaaacacaaacaacacagagtaTATCTGCAATGTGAACCAGCTTGTCCCTGCTTCtcaacattttaacaaacacacCTGCTTCACTTTTGCTTTTTCGGCCTTTTCCTCTTTGTCACATTTCTTGGAGTTGCGCTGTAGCTCTTTGGCAGCAAACTTGAGGTTGAACAGTTGTTCTGTAAGGCCAGTATAGGAATATTTCAAGTGAAACACCCAAACGATGATCTATTTGAATCCAGATGAGTGTGAAGAAGAGATACTGttcattcaattcaaaaaaactttatttgtccccggggggcaattcaaaggcacacagagcagtaaattaacaacagtgcaggtagacgaaacattttaaacctaaaatataaagtgtcaatttaaatacaacttaaagcttaaacttaacttaaacatATAaaggagtagatataagtggacagtgatcggactaacatatgtaaacagaactatgtgcagtaaatgagaaataaatatatatatacagagtgCAAGGACAAACAcgtaaacaataaacaatgtgACCAAATGCACTCAGGTTGTTTATTTAACAAGCCAAATATTCTTGTTTCTCAGTTAAATGAATGAAGTTACATTTCATCAAACCGAgcttacattacattacagctAACACCCGCTATTGCTAGGCAACTGTAACCGTTATGCAGCCCTTTTTGGACAGAAAAGGATACTCTCCATATTCGGCATGATGAAAGTCTCTGTCTGCTACAAAATGTTCTGCCTAGTTGTGTATATACAAAGTGGCATCCAGCCACTCACTTGTCTCCCGAAGTtgtatgttttgattttttttctggctaGCGTAAATTCGCCGCTGTACTGAGTCAAGACGCTTCCCATGTGCGTACTTCCGCTTTTGCTTGAACTGCGTTTGGCAGATttgtaatgtaatatttgtgTTCCAGTCAAAAATGTCTGCCTCATTCACGTTGTAAcatacaatatatattttttttattgaaaaaggtCAGGACAAACATGATGtataaactaaatgtttataaATAAAACGTCGACCATTATCCCCGTCCCTCATCTTAGTGACGATGTAGCAATGCTTACTACAATTTCATTTTCCTTATTTGAAACCTAGACAGATCGTTGAAATTAGTTCACATGATATGAGAAAGACGAGTATTCTATGTGTAATACGGTTTTTTTGTGTCCCTAAGCTATAGGTTCGGATTTATGGCTGGTTCATGTGGATTGTCTACGTTCAGTGAACTATCATGATGTACCCTCGTCTTTCAGCACACTCTTTGACTCTCTTTCGGCGTCGGTCGTCACACGGTCACGATTTTGCATGGCGTGCTTGCGCTTCCTCCTACGTCACGGCTGTTTGAGGAGTGGACGGGCACGCGTGTCCAAAGCAGACAAGTCCCATCCAGGCTAAAAATAGTTTGTTACCCGGTATCGGTAGGTTGTGGTACACGTCTAAGTGACGTCATTTGTGCTTTTTTGGTGAAGGAGTAAATTGACCTTTTGTACTATCCGTCTGCTTTAACGCTTTCGCTCCCTTTCTTTTGGGTAATTCCTGATGCATCAGCATTCATTTAGCATCTTtttgtaaagttatttttttggtgAAGGCTAAGTGGTTAGTCTAGGCTGCAGGGCGTCAGCTGATGGAAACATACAAGGATATGGGCATGCTGGTGTTAAAGAGAAGAACACACCAACAAGATCATCGTTTGACCATGGAGACGGGGAGACACGGtttcactgtgtctgtgtgtgtgtgtgtgtgtgtgtgtgtgtgtgtgtgtgtgtgtgtgtgtgtgtgtgtgtgtgtgtgtgtgtgtgtgtgtgtgtgtgtgtatacaccGGCCAGTTGAAAGGGGCTGGGGTTGGGGGGATTATCGGCTGGGTCAGGGGGAGGGAGAAGCATGGATGACTCATACTGTAGCTGCTGATATTCTGTATGGACACAGCACTAGGTAGCCTATAATGACGTGGAGGAGAAGTGTTTCATAAAAACAATTGGCTAGGCCTTTTCAGGTCTTGGCTTATGGCTAATATTGGGATCTTCCAAGGTTTTCTCTTTGAGGTTTTAGGGCATCACCCAATTTGACCCAAACACAGATGTCGTGACttcaatcaaaacacaaacacgaaGTGACATCTTAGATGATATTGTGAGTTCAGTGTTTGGAAACTTCTCATGTGATAAAAAACACGAACCCTGGAAAAACTTTAGTTTAAGTGTTGTTTTCAGTCAGCTGAACTTTGGATAGTCCTAGCCTATCCGACTAGAGTCGAGACATTTATTCAGCAATGTGTTGAAGGTTGTTAAGGTGTGTTATGTTAAGGTTGAAGCACTATAGGTTCATTCTTTAAGTTCTACATTTACACGTaaagtgttattttaaaaacGGTAAAATATATAAAGCTGTAGTATTTGACAACCCCACACACGACCCCACCACCATTGTTGTGACCAatgactgcacacacagagagacacacacttcCCAGTCATAACTGAATGACGGCAGGTCGCTATGGAAACTGCGTTACGCTCCGGGCGGCCggaggagaaaacaaagagagcgACGACTCATTCCCGTCTTCATTTCAGCACCATGCGAGCTCCTGGACAGCTCCTAGCCTCATATGCCTTACAAGGGACAGAGTCGCATCAGCACCGAGCCTAACCGGAGTGGGTACAGGGACTTCAGAAGAAAAGCAAGCCTCCGAAATAGAGAGTCAGACTCACCGAACCTGGAACTCGGTGTACACTCAAGGTTGAGTTCTTCTGTGAAGCCAGGAGCGAGGTGCTCCCTCAGATGCCTCAGCAACAGGTAAGACGCCACCACTCAGTAAAGTTACATAGGCTATTTCACTTTTGTGAGTTTGCATGGAGACCCAATACAGGTTGGCTATTTGGTGCGTTTTCATTTAGATATTAAGAGGTGGGCTACATCTGTCCTGTATATCCCTCCTGGCACTTAATTGCGGTTAATTGACCTCACCTGTTATCTCAAGAGTGAGCTAGAGCGCCATTAGGTGATTAGTGTGAGGACCAGCATGGCTCTGGATCTCTTCCAGTAAATTAAAGTGCGTAATGGACTGTTCAAATGCAGAAAGGGAAAACTAGAACCTCCAATTGTAGGCTATTTTATCTGGGGGAAAAACTGTTtaatatgacaaaaaatgttttcaaggcGCACATCCAGCAGTTatcttttaaatacaaaacacatatCTTTTAACAACATCCCATACTGAGGTATTaccttttattttagttttacgAATAACTTATGTTTCATATAATAATGCATGAGATCACTAGAGAAAGTAAGGGACACACATTTAGCTTTATCAAGAGTTTTCCATGAAGAACAATTAAAAATATCTTCCCATTgttctacttttcttttttagattcTGTTATGGAGTTTGGTTAGCGGAGCATTGGTGGTTGTTTATGTTGTAGATTTGGTCCTGTGAATACAAGGACATTTGATTCGTTGGGTTTTCAATGGCCATAGATTATGTGTGAGCTGAGCCGATACGCCTGGATGAGTCACTCAGGCTGCAAGTTTGCAGAAGAGTGCTATAGGGGAGGGGGAGATACAGGGGGGTAGCTGGGAAACAGTCCTGCAGTGCCTCTCTGCCTCCTGAACACATTGTTTCTTTGTATATGTTCACTGTCAACATCTGGAGCTTTATCTACCACCTCTGCTTGgagcattgattttttttttgttgcatcttGAGTTTCACATCTTAATAGCTGGAGGCAGACAGATGTCTCATCCATGGCAGCTTTTTAGGAGTTTGTGTTTGAGACCCCACTTCATTGTCTTCTGGTAAGCATACTCAGTTGTTTTTGAGTTAGCAGAAATGTAACCTTTTGAACTTTTTACTGACTCTATTTAGCAAAGTGCAATTCCTGCGTGTTTGTTGAAATGTGTGCAACATGAATTAGACTTTTTATAAACAATCTCTGTGATAGATTGTTTGCAGTTGTTGCAGACTAAAGCACTCAGAGGTCTGAAAAGCTTGGACCAGAAAGCTTCCCATGTTTATTAGTATCACAGTGTTTACCTGACTAGCAATCAGTAACATTCAGCTGTAGCTCGGAGTGACATCCATTCCCTATAGCAAACAATAGGTCATAATGCGCACTCTCCCTGAAACACTTTTATGTGcaatcacacactcactcacatatCAGAaactcttctgattggcttagttattcttttttttatcgaAAAATGGGATCAAGTTTGTGCAGACTGATTGTTGGACCCTTGATGAAAAAAGATAGTGTACAACTGTGAGGAAGATCACACATGTTTGAGCCAAATTTAATAGTTTGATATTATACTTTGCTTTATTTCTATTTGTGTTCGAAGGTGTAACATAAAAGCTTACGTGCACTACATTCTTCTGAATGTGCGTGAGAATCATTGTTTGTATACACATGATGTGGTGCTCTCTCAGACAAGAAAACAGATGTGTGTCTTTAATTAGTGACGTTGGTGTGATAATTGCAGTCTGCTGGCGATGACTCATTCAGCTTAACCCTTACTCTTCTGGTGGaaacaatcaataaacaaaGATTTAGCCTGcctttatcatcattattatttacattagAAGCTTTCACAACCATTTGAAATGACTACATTActattgttattttttcctatatttattttttaacaagaatCTAATGTATTAGTTAAGGTTTTGTTAATAATTGTTATAAGTCTTTGATCTTACTGTAATGAGCTTCAGATTCTCTGATTCCTTTAGGACAAAtgcttttgatttgttgtgatcTGGTTGAGCAGTGGAAAAATATTTATGCAGAGCACATCTATGTGTATCACTCCATGTGTCATCTTGTCAACACAGCAGTTACATTAGCATTGTG encodes:
- the LOC132982418 gene encoding charged multivesicular body protein 1B1-like, producing MPNMEKQLFNLKFAAKELQRNSKKCDKEEKAEKAKVKQAVQKGNMEAARIHAENAIRQKHQSLNFLRMSARVDAVASRVQTAVTMNQVSKSMSGVVKSMDSTLKSMNLEKISALMDKFENQFETLDVQTAQMEDTMSSTTTLTTPQNDVDILMREMADEAGLDLNLELPSGHTSSLASSVASTEQDELSQRLSRLRDQVS